In Anopheles arabiensis isolate DONGOLA chromosome 2, AaraD3, whole genome shotgun sequence, the genomic window TCGTGCGTGTCTAAAAcatctaaataaataattcttcTCTAGCTCCGCGCGGCTATCTCTCGATCGTAAACCGACGGAAAATTGCTGGCGAGATTGCGGTGAGAAGAACAAAACAGGAAATACTTAGTTTCACAGGAGATCAACACAAAGCAACGGAGTACGATCACTGGGACGACCACCGTTACGTTACGCAATCACGGCATAGCTTTCTGCGTGATATTCGGTGCtgttactgctactgctgctgctattgctgGAAGTGGGTCGCGATCCATCCAGTGCATATCCACCTGGTGAACCTGCGATGCGTATGACGCTGATACGATTGCTCTGGGGAGTGGGTTCACGCGAGACGCTCCCATTCAGGGGTGTCGTACCATTGGCTGCCGCCAACATACGAGCAGTTCGCTTACAATTGTCTTCAACTACTTCCCGGATTTTGGCACGTAACACATCTTTAAACGGAACATTCGCGGGGTagttgtaccgattatcagacGCTTGTTGCCCGGACTGTAGCCCATTAGTTCCGCTACTCTCCGCTAATCCGTTACAGCGCTCTTCACTGCCTGCCGGAGCGCTCCTTTCTGAACTTCTGGTGGGTTTAGCGCGCCGTACACTGCTGCGCCCACTGCCAGTTGTTGGTTTGCGTACTTTCACCGGTTTGTCATTCTTCAAGCAGGATGAATCCTCGTGCTTGCAGAGGTACGATTTCAGTGCGAACGATTTACCGCACCGTCCGCACTGGTACGGTTTGGTGTTGGAGTGCGTTTGGACATGCGCCCGAAGGTTCGATTTGTCCGCGAACGCTTTGCTGCAGACGCTGCACTTGAACGGTTTCTCGCCTGTATGCGTACGGATGTGACCCTGCAGCAGCCAGGGACGGGAGAAGCGCTTATCGCAGGTCGGACACTTGCTGCCCTGGTCGTGGGTACGCACGTGCATCGAGTAGGCCGGCATGGAGACGTACACCTTGGAGCAGTACGGACATCGACGGGCTTTCTGATCTTCCAGGGAGCtgtagaagagagagagagaaaagttaGCCATGGAACATCTTCACCAAGAGACTCAGTCCAACCTACCGATGCGTCTGTCGATGCCTGGCCAGATTGGAGGACGTCGAGTAGCGCTTGTTACACTCCGGACACACATGGACGTCCTCCGGGCGTGATGTCGTCGTCTCCTCGCCACTCTTCATCGCCTGATCGTCTGCTCCCGAATGCTCCGAATCGTTGCTGGTGTCCTGTGATCCTTCCGGCTCACTGCTGCCCGGGCGTACCGATTCCGCCAACTCTTCAACCTGCATCAACACCGCATCCTGTGATGTTGCTTCACTGTGCGTGCCGCCTTCActactgccactgctgcttctgcacgACACCGTACGAATTTTGCGCGATTTCTTCCGGTCAAACACTTTGTGCGAATAGCCCTGCACCGCATCCTGCGATTCCTCCGACGACGAGGAGCCGCATAATGCGACCTGCTGGCCGTTGCCGAAGCAACTGACTGCCGATTCCGGGCCGAGCTCAGGACACTCTATTATAGTGTAGAGCTGCATCTCCTTATCTCTCTCCTTCGGGCATTCCTTATCATCGCCGACATCAACCGTACCGAGCGGGATATCTTCCACACGTCTTATCGTCGTCGGTGCGTAATAGATCAGTCCCGACGAGCGTTCGTTATCGGCTACGCTCAGTATCAGCGGTGATGACACATGTGTTGctatttgctgctgctctaccTGAACCGGTCGTACAATGTAGACGGGCTCTTTTACTTgatgttgcggctgctgctgctgctgctgctgctgaatgaTCGGCCCAGCAGGGCTTACCGGACCGTGGATTATTTCCCACTTTTTGGTCCATTTCTTTTTGGCCGGCACCGCCATCAGTGCATCTTCGGCTGCAGATAGCGTGTGCAAATCCAGTGCCAGTGGTTCGCTCGCTGAAAAAGATGCTGCTTCGTGACGTAGCCTTTATCTTGTATCTCCTCCAGAATGAT contains:
- the LOC120896799 gene encoding LOW QUALITY PROTEIN: zinc finger protein with KRAB and SCAN domains 1-like (The sequence of the model RefSeq protein was modified relative to this genomic sequence to represent the inferred CDS: deleted 2 bases in 1 codon), whose protein sequence is MVVVGKSAQDPLTMVQEQRPNNVPEELYNLTQLADVSLAAGKLNTASPHSPYETDYLVHATAKLYSPIKYSSPLRHCDSSSKMTTMVDFSPVPTSYHTLRRTEPGQTIILEEIQDKGYVTKQHLFQRANHWHWICTRYLQPKMLMAVPAKKKWTKKWEIIHGPVSPAGPIIQQQQQQQQPQHQVKEPVYIVRPVQVEQQQIATHVSSPLILSVADNERSSGLIYYAPTTIRRVEDIPLGTVDVGDDKECPKERDKEMQLYTIIECPELGPESAVSCFGNGQQVALCGSSSSEESQDAVQGYSHKVFDRKKSRKIRTVSCRSSSGSSEGGTHSEATSQDAVLMQVEELAESVRPGSSEPEGSQDTSNDSEHSGADDQAMKSGEETTTSRPEDVHVCPECNKRYSTSSNLARHRQTHRSLEDQKARRCPYCSKVYVSMPAYSMHVRTHDQGSKCPTCDKRFSRPWLLQGHIRTHTGEKPFKCSVCSKAFADKSNLRAHVQTHSNTKPYQCGRCGKSFALKSYLCKHEDSSCLKNDKPVKVRKPTTGSGRSSVRRAKPTRSSERSAPAGSEERCNGLAESSGTNGLQSGQQASDNRYNYPANVPFKDVLRAKIREVVEDNCKRTARMLAAANGTTPLNGSVSREPTPQSNRISVIRIAGSPGGYALDGSRPTSSNSSSSSSNSTEYHAESYAVIA